The following coding sequences lie in one Flavobacterium sediminis genomic window:
- a CDS encoding type IX secretion system plug protein, protein MFSKNTFLLFFYLISGFLFAQKETEKAPPFNIKTVCFVKNNAVSVPFFKLGESFELQFDDLYANEADYYYTITQYNYDWTPSNLVKAEYLQGLDNQRIMTYLNSYNTLQSYSHYTQVFPNRYNQITKTGNYILKIFNDEEELVFSRKFVIYEDKTSVIGEVRRARDFEGMNSKQNIEIAIDYGEQILQNPIQNVRICIFQNANWSTMISNIKPQYTLGTQLIYKYNKETQFWGGNEFYTFDTSNIRITNNSVARVTSGDNIYNSILYTAVPRRNNVYTYFPDFNGNFYIKNASAVDDNTIESDYSWVYFSLDQPELFSNEAIYINGMFNNYELDDENKMDFNPKTNRYEKALYLKQGYVNYQYVIADATKKINFADAIDGNFYLTENSYTILVYYRNNTDRYDRVIGIATINSENIRN, encoded by the coding sequence ATGTTTTCAAAAAATACTTTTTTATTATTCTTTTATTTGATATCCGGCTTTCTTTTTGCTCAGAAAGAAACGGAAAAAGCACCTCCGTTTAACATTAAAACCGTTTGCTTTGTCAAAAACAATGCTGTCAGTGTTCCTTTTTTTAAATTAGGAGAAAGTTTCGAGTTACAATTTGACGATCTGTATGCTAATGAAGCGGATTACTATTATACCATTACACAATATAATTACGACTGGACGCCAAGCAACTTGGTAAAAGCCGAATACTTACAAGGCTTGGACAACCAGAGAATAATGACTTACCTTAACTCATACAACACTTTACAATCCTACTCTCATTATACTCAGGTATTTCCTAACCGTTACAATCAGATCACTAAAACCGGAAATTATATCCTTAAAATTTTCAACGACGAAGAAGAGTTAGTTTTTTCGAGAAAATTTGTGATCTATGAAGACAAAACTTCAGTAATCGGTGAAGTGCGGCGTGCACGCGATTTTGAAGGCATGAACAGTAAACAAAACATTGAAATAGCCATTGATTACGGCGAGCAAATTTTACAAAATCCTATTCAGAATGTCAGGATCTGCATTTTCCAGAATGCGAATTGGAGTACCATGATCTCAAACATTAAACCGCAATATACTTTAGGCACACAACTTATTTACAAATACAATAAAGAAACGCAGTTCTGGGGAGGAAATGAATTTTACACATTTGATACCTCTAATATCAGAATAACAAATAACAGTGTGGCACGGGTTACCTCCGGAGACAATATTTATAATTCTATCTTATATACAGCTGTTCCGAGAAGAAACAATGTGTATACTTATTTCCCTGATTTTAACGGAAACTTCTATATCAAAAACGCTTCCGCTGTTGATGATAACACTATTGAGTCTGATTATTCCTGGGTTTATTTTTCTCTGGACCAACCGGAACTTTTCTCTAACGAAGCCATTTATATTAACGGAATGTTTAATAATTACGAACTGGATGATGAGAACAAGATGGATTTTAATCCTAAAACGAACCGCTATGAAAAAGCGCTTTACTTAAAACAGGGGTATGTTAATTATCAGTACGTTATAGCAGATGCCACTAAGAAAATAAACTTTGCAGATGCAATAGATGGTAATTTTTACTTAACCGAAAACAGCTATACTATTTTAGTGTATTACCGAAACAATACCGACAGGTACGATCGTGTAATAGGCATTGCTACGATTAACAGTGAAAACATCCGAAACTAA
- a CDS encoding Na(+)-translocating NADH-quinone reductase subunit A: MSKDIRIKKGLDLKLKGEAEKNVTASTRSKVYAIKPSDFHGVIPKMVVKEGAKVKAGEVIFYSKSDEAVKFVSPVSGTIQEIVRGEKRVILAIKIAAESQDTFVEHSKKNPKDLDGKQVKEMLLASGCWPFIKQRPYDVIANSAETPKAIFVSGLNSAPLAGDLNFMLADKKEMLAAGFAALTKLTSGKVHLTVASDADFIPTVEGLEVHKGSGKHPVGLVSTQIAAIDPINKGERVWVVQIEDVAIIGELFMTGKANFERTVALTGAGFENPSYVKAFVGSQIADVVAGNLKEGNYRVISGDVLTGDKKSKEDFLGFYHNQVTAIPEGDDYDFFGWNLPRPNKFSVYRAGLFSFLTPNKKYDLNTNTNGEHRGFVLTGEYEKVCPLDIYPMQLLKSILVKDIDQMEALGIYEVAPEDFALTEFVDVSKQDHQRIVRQGLDLMIKEVG; the protein is encoded by the coding sequence ATGTCAAAAGACATTCGAATTAAAAAAGGTTTAGACCTTAAGTTGAAGGGTGAAGCTGAAAAAAACGTTACAGCAAGTACCCGCTCGAAAGTCTATGCAATCAAACCTTCTGATTTCCATGGTGTAATACCTAAAATGGTGGTAAAAGAAGGAGCTAAGGTGAAAGCAGGTGAAGTTATTTTTTATTCAAAAAGTGATGAAGCTGTAAAATTTGTATCACCGGTTAGCGGAACTATTCAGGAGATTGTTCGAGGCGAAAAAAGAGTAATTTTAGCGATTAAAATTGCTGCCGAATCTCAGGATACTTTTGTTGAGCATAGCAAGAAAAATCCTAAAGATTTAGATGGAAAACAAGTAAAAGAAATGTTGTTAGCTTCTGGTTGCTGGCCATTTATTAAGCAACGTCCGTATGACGTAATTGCTAATTCGGCTGAAACACCAAAAGCTATTTTTGTTTCTGGACTAAATTCTGCTCCGTTAGCCGGAGATTTGAATTTTATGCTTGCCGATAAAAAAGAGATGCTTGCTGCCGGTTTTGCTGCTTTAACCAAATTAACATCAGGGAAAGTTCACTTGACCGTGGCTTCAGATGCAGATTTTATTCCTACTGTGGAAGGTTTAGAAGTTCATAAAGGTTCCGGTAAACATCCTGTAGGATTGGTTTCTACCCAAATTGCCGCTATAGATCCTATTAACAAAGGGGAGCGTGTTTGGGTTGTTCAAATTGAAGATGTAGCTATCATAGGTGAGCTATTCATGACCGGAAAAGCAAACTTTGAAAGAACAGTTGCCTTAACAGGTGCCGGTTTTGAAAATCCTTCTTATGTGAAAGCGTTTGTAGGATCCCAAATTGCCGATGTTGTTGCCGGAAATTTAAAAGAAGGGAACTATCGTGTGATCAGTGGTGATGTGTTAACCGGTGATAAAAAGTCAAAAGAAGACTTTTTAGGATTCTATCATAATCAGGTTACAGCAATTCCGGAAGGAGACGATTACGATTTCTTCGGTTGGAATTTGCCGAGACCAAATAAATTCAGTGTGTACCGTGCAGGGTTGTTTTCGTTCTTAACACCGAATAAGAAATACGACTTAAATACAAACACTAACGGAGAACACAGAGGTTTTGTGTTAACTGGAGAGTATGAAAAAGTTTGTCCTTTAGATATCTATCCAATGCAATTGTTAAAATCAATCTTGGTAAAAGATATTGATCAAATGGAAGCTTTAGGGATCTACGAAGTAGCCCCTGAAGATTTCGCTTTAACAGAATTTGTGGATGTGTCAAAACAAGATCATCAGCGAATAGTGAGACAAGGATTAGACTTAATGATTAAGGAAGTAGGATAA
- a CDS encoding NADH:ubiquinone reductase (Na(+)-transporting) subunit B, translated as MSLKQNLHNLKLKYQGTKMEQTFNALHTFLYMPNNTTHSGAHVRDAADLKRVMNTVIMAMVPALIFGMFNAGYQYNGQINGFENLAFLSWDNLVVGLEKILPLLIVSYGVGLGIEFIFATVKKHEVEEGYLVTGMLVPLIVPVDLPLWMLAVAVAFGVIIGKELFGGTGMNVLNPALTIRAFLFFNWAAFMSGDKIWVHGVVDGIKKANGVDAISGETILGTLAANKHVGYSAYEMFMGFIPGSVGETSTFLILVGAAWLLFTGIGSARIMISAVIGALVMGLIFNGVVDSGVITESSKFYSLMHFPFWQHLLIGGIAFGIVFMATDPVTASQTNIGKIIYGFLIGLFSILIRVFNPAYPEGVMMAILLMNVFAPTIDHYVVQANVKRRMKRLKLKTA; from the coding sequence ATGAGTTTAAAACAAAATTTACATAATTTAAAGCTCAAGTATCAAGGCACAAAAATGGAACAAACGTTCAATGCTTTGCATACTTTTCTTTATATGCCTAACAATACTACGCATTCAGGTGCGCATGTTAGGGATGCTGCCGATTTGAAGCGTGTGATGAACACGGTTATTATGGCAATGGTTCCGGCATTGATCTTCGGTATGTTTAACGCCGGTTACCAATACAACGGACAAATCAACGGGTTTGAGAATCTGGCTTTTTTAAGTTGGGATAACTTAGTTGTAGGTTTAGAAAAAATACTTCCGTTACTAATCGTCTCTTACGGAGTCGGTTTAGGGATCGAATTTATTTTCGCTACCGTTAAAAAACACGAAGTAGAGGAAGGATACTTAGTAACAGGTATGTTAGTACCTTTAATAGTTCCTGTAGATTTACCTTTATGGATGTTAGCGGTTGCAGTTGCATTCGGAGTAATCATTGGTAAAGAATTATTCGGAGGAACCGGTATGAATGTATTGAATCCGGCTTTGACCATTCGTGCTTTCTTATTCTTTAACTGGGCAGCGTTCATGTCCGGAGATAAGATTTGGGTTCACGGAGTTGTGGATGGCATCAAAAAAGCTAATGGTGTAGATGCAATTTCCGGAGAAACAATATTAGGTACTTTGGCAGCAAACAAACACGTAGGCTATTCAGCTTATGAGATGTTCATGGGATTCATTCCGGGTTCTGTGGGAGAAACGTCTACTTTCCTGATCTTAGTGGGGGCAGCTTGGTTGTTGTTCACAGGGATCGGAAGTGCCCGTATCATGATTTCTGCTGTAATCGGAGCATTAGTGATGGGATTGATATTTAATGGAGTGGTTGATAGTGGTGTTATTACTGAAAGCAGTAAATTCTACAGTTTAATGCACTTCCCGTTCTGGCAACATTTATTGATCGGAGGTATAGCTTTCGGTATTGTATTCATGGCAACCGATCCGGTAACGGCTTCACAGACAAATATCGGAAAAATTATTTACGGTTTCCTAATCGGGTTATTCAGTATTTTGATTCGTGTATTCAATCCGGCTTATCCGGAAGGTGTAATGATGGCGATCTTATTGATGAACGTATTTGCACCGACAATTGATCACTATGTGGTTCAGGCTAATGTGAAGAGAAGAATGAAACGTTTAAAACTTAAAACTGCTTAA
- the nqrC gene encoding NADH:ubiquinone reductase (Na(+)-transporting) subunit C yields MSTKRTDSNVYTIVFAVILVVVVGSLLAFFANATKEMRDNNDKVKTQIDILSSMGVEATRTNATEMFGQYIKKQYVVEGTTATENAEAYLIDVKKEQDAAKAGKVQRLPLFIGEKDGKTIYIFPVRGNGLWDAIWGYVALNDDLKSIYGVFFDHKGETPGLGANITESFFKDDFKGEMIYDKDGNYKSVTTSKSNADPNNVDKTDNEVDAISGATITSNGVSAMLKKGISLYLPYFETLKK; encoded by the coding sequence ATGTCAACAAAACGTACAGATTCAAACGTATATACTATTGTATTCGCTGTAATACTGGTAGTAGTGGTAGGTTCGTTGTTGGCATTCTTTGCAAACGCAACGAAGGAAATGCGTGATAACAATGATAAGGTTAAAACGCAGATCGATATATTGAGTTCAATGGGAGTGGAAGCAACCAGAACTAATGCAACAGAAATGTTCGGTCAGTACATCAAAAAGCAATATGTGGTTGAAGGAACTACGGCGACTGAAAACGCTGAAGCTTATTTGATAGATGTGAAAAAAGAACAAGATGCGGCTAAAGCCGGAAAAGTACAAAGATTACCTTTGTTTATAGGGGAGAAAGACGGAAAAACAATCTATATCTTTCCGGTAAGAGGTAATGGTTTGTGGGATGCTATCTGGGGCTATGTAGCCTTGAACGATGATCTAAAAAGTATCTACGGAGTATTCTTTGATCACAAAGGAGAAACACCGGGATTAGGAGCAAACATCACTGAAAGTTTCTTCAAAGACGATTTTAAAGGAGAAATGATCTATGATAAAGACGGGAATTACAAATCTGTAACTACTTCTAAGTCAAATGCCGATCCGAATAACGTAGATAAAACAGATAATGAGGTTGATGCTATTTCGGGAGCTACTATTACAAGTAATGGTGTAAGTGCTATGTTGAAAAAAGGCATCAGTTTATACTTGCCTTATTTTGAAACTCTAAAAAAATAA